In Mycobacterium gallinarum, a single window of DNA contains:
- a CDS encoding cation diffusion facilitator family transporter produces MGAGHDHGTRDARVSRMLIAAAILTAFFVIELVTALWINSIALLADAGHMLTDLVAMFMGLTAVLLAKHGSASPARTYGWHRAEVFTAVANAVLLLGVAAFILYEAVERLGDAPDIPGVPMIVVATAGLVANAIVVLLLRSHSESSLAVKGAYMEVVADTVGSIGVLIAGIVTVTTRWPYADVVVAVFVALWVLPRAIALARAALRILSETSPAHIDVDELRQALCDVDGVTEVHDLHVWTLVPGKDMVTAHLTSTRDAALVLDDARAVLTARGLDHATVQVEPPEGAADCKCEAET; encoded by the coding sequence ATGGGCGCTGGGCACGACCACGGAACGCGCGATGCGCGGGTGAGCCGGATGCTGATCGCCGCGGCGATCCTGACGGCGTTCTTCGTGATAGAGCTGGTGACCGCGCTGTGGATCAACTCGATCGCGCTGCTGGCCGACGCCGGCCACATGCTCACCGACCTCGTTGCGATGTTCATGGGCCTGACCGCGGTCCTGCTCGCCAAACACGGCAGCGCGTCACCGGCGCGCACCTACGGCTGGCACCGGGCCGAGGTGTTCACCGCGGTCGCCAACGCGGTGCTGCTCCTCGGGGTGGCGGCGTTCATCCTCTACGAGGCCGTCGAACGCCTCGGTGACGCGCCCGATATCCCGGGCGTGCCGATGATCGTCGTAGCAACGGCCGGCTTGGTCGCCAACGCGATCGTCGTACTGCTGTTGCGGTCGCACTCCGAGAGCAGCCTCGCCGTCAAGGGCGCCTACATGGAGGTCGTCGCCGACACCGTCGGCAGCATCGGTGTGCTGATCGCGGGAATCGTGACGGTGACCACCCGCTGGCCCTACGCCGACGTCGTGGTCGCGGTGTTCGTCGCGCTGTGGGTGTTGCCGCGCGCCATCGCGCTGGCCCGCGCGGCGCTGCGGATCCTGTCCGAGACGTCGCCCGCGCACATCGACGTCGATGAACTGCGCCAGGCGCTGTGCGACGTGGACGGTGTCACCGAGGTACACGACCTGCACGTGTGGACTCTGGTCCCCGGCAAGGACATGGTGACCGCGCACCTGACCAGCACGCGGGATGCCGCCCTGGTGCTCGACGACGCGCGCGCGGTGCTCACGGCACGCGGACTCGACCACGCCACGGTTCAGGTGGAACCGCCCGAGGGCGCCGCTGACTGCAAGTGCGAGGCGGAGACGTAG
- a CDS encoding cytochrome P450, producing MTGTSGTQAPQLPLHMRRNAFDPTPELREIRETTGVRTATNSFGMTVYLVTRYEDVKAVLSDHERFSNSRPPGFFMPGAPPISNEELAASRAGNLLAIDPPEHQRLRRMLTPEFTIRRMKRLEPRIVEIVDQHLDAMENAGPSIDLVESFALPIPSLVICELLGVPYDDRDDFQRRSVRQLDLSIPMADRIELQRQGRDYMQTLVDRARRHPGDDILGMLVREHGDECTDAELIGIAGLLLLAGHETTSNMLGLGTLALLRYPEQLAAVRDDPDAVGPAVEELLRWLSIVHSAIPRFTTTEVEVAGVRIPKGEMVFVSMPSGNRDPDFIDDPETFDIGRGAIGHLAFGHGVHHCLGAPLARMEMRIAFPALLRRFPTLALAEDFDDVQFRSFHFIYGLKSLEVTWEVTP from the coding sequence ATGACCGGCACCTCCGGAACCCAGGCCCCGCAGCTGCCGCTGCACATGCGGCGCAATGCGTTCGACCCGACTCCGGAACTACGCGAGATCCGCGAGACCACCGGGGTTCGCACCGCGACGAACTCGTTCGGTATGACGGTGTATCTCGTCACCAGATACGAAGACGTCAAGGCGGTGCTGTCCGACCACGAGCGGTTCTCCAACAGCCGCCCGCCGGGGTTCTTCATGCCAGGGGCACCGCCGATATCCAACGAGGAGCTGGCCGCGTCGCGGGCGGGCAATCTGCTCGCCATCGACCCACCGGAGCACCAGCGTCTCCGTCGCATGCTCACCCCCGAGTTCACCATCCGCCGGATGAAGCGGCTGGAACCGCGCATCGTCGAGATCGTCGATCAGCACCTCGATGCGATGGAAAACGCCGGTCCGTCAATCGATCTGGTGGAAAGCTTCGCGCTGCCGATCCCGTCGCTGGTGATCTGCGAGCTGCTCGGCGTCCCCTATGACGATCGCGACGACTTCCAGCGACGCAGCGTCCGCCAGCTGGATCTGTCCATTCCGATGGCCGACCGCATCGAGCTGCAACGGCAGGGCCGCGACTACATGCAGACGCTGGTCGACCGTGCGCGCAGGCATCCCGGCGACGACATCCTCGGGATGCTCGTCCGCGAGCACGGCGACGAGTGCACCGACGCCGAACTCATCGGCATCGCGGGTCTGCTCCTGCTCGCCGGGCACGAGACCACGTCGAACATGCTCGGCCTCGGCACCCTTGCCCTCCTGCGGTATCCCGAACAACTCGCCGCGGTCCGTGACGATCCCGACGCGGTCGGGCCCGCCGTCGAGGAGCTGCTGCGCTGGCTGTCGATCGTGCACAGTGCCATCCCACGGTTCACCACCACCGAGGTAGAGGTGGCCGGCGTACGGATCCCCAAGGGGGAAATGGTTTTCGTGTCGATGCCGTCCGGCAATCGGGACCCCGACTTCATCGACGACCCCGAGACATTCGACATCGGGCGAGGCGCGATCGGACACTTGGCCTTCGGGCACGGAGTGCACCACTGCCTCGGAGCCCCACTCGCGCGCATGGAGATGCGGATCGCGTTCCCGGCGTTGTTGCGCCGGTTCCCCACCCTGGCGCTCGCCGAGGATTTCGACGACGTGCAGTTCAGGTCGTTCCATTTCATCTACGGCCTGAAGTCGTTGGAGGTCACGTGGGAGGTGACGCCGTGA
- a CDS encoding adenylosuccinate synthase: MPAIVLIGAQWGDEGKGKATDLLGGRVQWVVRYQGGNNAGHTVVLPTGENFALHLIPSGILTPGVTNVIGNGVVVDPGVLLNELKGLEDRGVDTERLLISADAHLLMPYHVAIDKVVERYAGSKKIGTTGRGIGPCYQDKIARIGIRVADVLDEGQLAEKIEGALDFKNQVLVKIYNRKALEPAEVVDNLLAQAEGFKHRIADARYLLNTALEKGETVLLEGSQGTLLDVDHGTYPFVTSSNPTAGGAAVGSGIGPTRITTVLGILKAYTTRVGSGPFPTELFDEFGEYLSKTGGEVGVTTGRRRRCGWFDAVIARYATRVNGITDYFLTKLDVLSSLETVPVCVGYTVDGKRVDDMPMTQSDLHRAEPIYEELPGWWEDISDARDFDDLPAKARDYVLRLEELAGAHVSCIGVGPGREQTIVRRDILAAT, from the coding sequence ATGCCGGCAATCGTGCTCATCGGCGCACAGTGGGGCGACGAGGGCAAAGGAAAGGCCACCGATCTACTCGGTGGCCGAGTGCAGTGGGTGGTGCGCTACCAGGGCGGCAACAATGCCGGCCACACGGTGGTGCTGCCAACGGGCGAGAACTTCGCCCTTCATCTGATCCCGTCGGGCATCCTCACCCCCGGCGTCACCAACGTCATCGGCAATGGCGTCGTGGTCGATCCGGGAGTCCTCCTCAACGAGCTCAAGGGTCTCGAGGACCGCGGCGTGGACACCGAGCGACTGCTGATCTCAGCCGACGCGCATCTGCTGATGCCGTATCACGTGGCGATCGACAAGGTCGTCGAGCGGTACGCGGGCAGCAAGAAGATCGGCACCACCGGCCGCGGCATCGGTCCCTGCTACCAGGACAAGATCGCCCGCATCGGAATCAGGGTCGCCGATGTGCTCGACGAGGGTCAGTTGGCCGAAAAGATCGAGGGCGCACTGGATTTCAAGAACCAGGTGCTGGTCAAGATCTACAACCGCAAAGCGCTCGAGCCCGCGGAGGTCGTCGACAACCTGCTGGCCCAGGCCGAGGGTTTCAAGCACCGCATCGCCGATGCCCGCTACCTGCTGAACACCGCGCTGGAAAAGGGCGAAACGGTGCTGCTCGAAGGTTCGCAGGGCACGCTGCTCGACGTCGACCACGGAACGTATCCCTTTGTCACGTCATCGAATCCGACTGCGGGGGGCGCGGCGGTCGGGTCAGGTATCGGTCCGACACGCATCACGACGGTGCTGGGGATCCTCAAGGCCTACACCACCCGCGTCGGCTCGGGACCGTTCCCCACCGAGCTGTTCGACGAGTTCGGCGAGTACCTGTCGAAGACTGGCGGCGAGGTCGGCGTGACGACTGGGCGGCGGCGCCGCTGCGGATGGTTCGACGCCGTCATCGCCCGCTACGCGACCCGGGTCAACGGCATCACCGACTACTTCCTCACCAAACTCGATGTGCTTTCGAGCCTGGAGACCGTGCCGGTTTGCGTCGGCTACACCGTCGACGGGAAGCGTGTCGATGACATGCCGATGACCCAGTCCGACCTGCACCGCGCCGAACCCATCTACGAGGAACTGCCCGGCTGGTGGGAGGACATCTCCGACGCGCGCGACTTCGACGACCTGCCCGCCAAGGCCCGCGATTACGTGCTGCGTCTGGAAGAGCTTGCCGGCGCGCATGTTTCGTGCATCGGCGTCGGCCCGGGGCGCGAGCAGACGATCGTGCGCCGCGACATTCTGGCGGCTACGTGA
- a CDS encoding site-2 protease family protein, translating into MNVRPLHPRASVRPSPVFLAIVALTAVGGWLAWISTAEFRAPLAYAGVFIFVIAGWVVSLSLHEFGHAFTAWRFGDHDIAVRGYLTLNPFKYANPLLSLGLPVLITLLGGIGLPGGAVWVRTSFMTVRQKSIVSLAGPMMNVLLAAILLVAARLFYDREHVVFWSGVAFLGFLQITGAVLNLLPIPGLDGYGALEPHLSPETQRALEPAKPWAFFVFLLLLIATPLNQYFFSVVGWFFDLSGVNSQLIGTGFGLTRFWSAWF; encoded by the coding sequence GTGAACGTCCGTCCGCTGCACCCGCGGGCCTCGGTGCGCCCGAGCCCGGTTTTCCTGGCGATCGTCGCGCTGACGGCCGTTGGCGGCTGGTTGGCCTGGATATCGACCGCCGAGTTTCGCGCGCCGCTGGCCTACGCGGGCGTGTTCATCTTCGTCATCGCCGGTTGGGTCGTGTCGCTGAGCCTGCACGAATTCGGGCACGCGTTCACCGCGTGGCGGTTCGGCGACCATGACATCGCGGTGCGCGGCTATCTGACGCTCAACCCTTTCAAGTACGCCAATCCCCTGCTGTCGCTCGGATTGCCGGTGCTGATCACGCTGTTGGGCGGAATCGGCCTGCCCGGCGGCGCGGTGTGGGTGCGGACGTCGTTCATGACGGTTCGGCAGAAGTCGATCGTCAGCCTCGCCGGACCCATGATGAACGTGCTGCTCGCGGCGATCCTGTTGGTGGCCGCCCGGCTGTTCTACGACCGGGAGCACGTGGTGTTCTGGTCAGGCGTGGCATTCTTGGGCTTCCTGCAGATCACCGGCGCGGTGCTGAACCTCCTGCCGATTCCCGGACTGGACGGCTACGGAGCCCTGGAACCGCACCTGAGCCCCGAAACGCAGCGCGCGCTCGAGCCCGCCAAGCCGTGGGCATTTTTCGTCTTCCTCCTGCTGTTGATCGCGACACCGCTCAACCAGTACTTCTTCTCGGTCGTCGGCTGGTTCTTCGACCTGTCCGGCGTGAACAGCCAATTGATCGGCACCGGGTTCGGCCTGACGCGATTCTGGTCCGCCTGGTTCTGA
- a CDS encoding ferredoxin, with protein sequence MKVAADRDVCISAGNCVMSAPAVFDQDDDGIVVVLTTEVPAGEEAHARDAVKLCPSEALRIVD encoded by the coding sequence GTGAAAGTCGCCGCCGATCGCGATGTGTGTATCAGCGCGGGCAACTGCGTGATGTCGGCACCGGCGGTGTTCGATCAGGACGACGACGGCATCGTGGTTGTCCTGACAACCGAGGTGCCCGCCGGTGAAGAGGCGCACGCGCGCGACGCCGTGAAGCTCTGCCCCTCAGAGGCTTTGCGAATCGTCGACTAG
- a CDS encoding alpha/beta fold hydrolase → MFWPSLLMTGDMWSSQADHFGSTRQVILVDPPGHGGSQKLAAPFTFDDCAQVIVDILDSLGVQRTHFVGNSWGGMIGGTFAASHPDRIGRAVLMNCTASPAGARQKLEYGFLLRLANLLGGVRPPLTRSVLNAFLGPTTFRTRPDVVEFVRNTVQAVDMRSGAWAVRSVVPSRPDQRSLFAKISTPVLVVAGIEDATFGVPETSAMAEAIPGAQLVVLDGVAHLAGLENPPLVNELIQEFVFRG, encoded by the coding sequence ATGTTCTGGCCGAGCCTGTTGATGACCGGCGACATGTGGTCATCGCAGGCCGACCACTTCGGCTCGACGCGCCAGGTCATTCTCGTCGATCCGCCAGGCCACGGTGGTAGCCAGAAGCTCGCTGCACCATTTACTTTCGACGATTGTGCGCAAGTCATCGTCGACATACTCGACAGCCTCGGCGTGCAGCGGACACACTTCGTCGGTAACTCGTGGGGCGGGATGATCGGCGGCACGTTCGCGGCGAGCCATCCCGACCGCATCGGCCGCGCGGTGCTGATGAACTGCACCGCATCGCCCGCGGGCGCACGGCAGAAGCTCGAGTACGGATTCCTGTTGCGCTTGGCGAACCTGCTCGGTGGCGTCCGGCCACCCCTGACCCGCTCAGTCCTCAACGCGTTCCTCGGGCCCACCACCTTTCGGACGCGTCCCGACGTCGTGGAATTCGTGCGGAACACCGTGCAGGCCGTCGACATGCGGTCCGGCGCGTGGGCGGTGCGCAGTGTGGTGCCCAGCCGTCCGGACCAGCGTTCGCTGTTCGCGAAAATCTCGACGCCCGTGCTGGTGGTCGCCGGCATCGAGGACGCCACCTTCGGAGTGCCGGAGACGTCCGCAATGGCCGAGGCCATCCCGGGTGCGCAGCTCGTCGTGCTGGACGGGGTGGCACACCTTGCCGGGCTCGAGAATCCGCCTCTGGTCAACGAGTTGATCCAGGAGTTCGTTTTTCGCGGGTAG
- a CDS encoding PaaI family thioesterase: MTDDPHLLDPDYDKHGGFPNFQAAEPGPGFGRFLTAMRRAQDLAVSADPDSATWEQAADRAEALVKLLDPFEAAEGVGPANRVPSLPGSGSLLMPPYRVTRFEADGVELDVHFSRFSVGGNYAVHGGVLPLLFDSVFGMVIHAAGRPISRTAFLHVDYRNVTPIDTPLVARGWVREVEGRKAFVNAELRDRDEKLLAEANGLMIRLLPGQP; the protein is encoded by the coding sequence GTGACAGACGACCCGCATCTACTAGACCCCGACTACGACAAACACGGCGGCTTCCCGAATTTCCAGGCGGCCGAACCCGGTCCGGGATTCGGGCGGTTCCTCACCGCGATGCGGCGTGCGCAGGACTTGGCGGTGTCCGCCGATCCGGACAGCGCCACCTGGGAACAGGCAGCCGACCGTGCCGAGGCACTGGTCAAGCTGCTGGACCCCTTCGAAGCGGCCGAAGGCGTCGGTCCGGCCAACCGCGTCCCGTCCCTGCCCGGGTCGGGCAGCCTGCTGATGCCCCCCTACCGGGTCACCCGGTTCGAGGCCGACGGCGTCGAACTCGATGTCCACTTCAGTCGCTTTTCCGTAGGCGGCAACTACGCCGTGCACGGCGGGGTCCTGCCGCTGTTGTTCGACTCGGTGTTCGGCATGGTGATCCACGCGGCGGGCCGGCCGATCAGCCGTACCGCGTTCCTTCACGTCGACTATCGCAATGTGACACCGATCGACACGCCGCTCGTGGCGCGCGGATGGGTGCGGGAGGTCGAGGGACGCAAGGCGTTCGTCAATGCCGAACTGCGCGACCGGGATGAGAAGCTCCTCGCGGAGGCGAACGGGCTGATGATCAGATTGCTCCCCGGCCAGCCGTAG
- a CDS encoding peptidase M50: MTAADIAVLLVGGRRMPRSLRGLATISEDAVTESRRVIVVGSQADVAAVLSRLLKADRLDVEVAHVRWPWQARRARAGAATRIPLIRDETGKVIVGAAHWLPPDDSAATLRGEATVDDVVLFHGDVTAVRIEPTTTMPGLRAAALSSRMRPKRWVAGRAAQLGTEGALVVRDGVAGQRPVRRSTFYRHTEGWLSVR, translated from the coding sequence TTGACAGCCGCTGACATTGCGGTGTTGCTGGTCGGCGGCAGAAGGATGCCCCGGTCGCTGCGTGGGCTGGCCACGATCAGCGAGGATGCCGTCACCGAATCTCGGCGGGTGATCGTGGTGGGTTCGCAGGCCGACGTGGCAGCAGTCCTGAGCCGGTTGCTGAAGGCCGACCGCCTCGATGTGGAGGTCGCGCACGTGCGATGGCCGTGGCAGGCCAGGCGCGCCCGTGCCGGCGCCGCCACCCGAATCCCGCTGATCAGGGACGAAACCGGGAAGGTGATCGTCGGGGCCGCGCATTGGCTGCCGCCGGACGACAGCGCCGCCACGCTCCGCGGCGAGGCCACCGTCGACGACGTCGTGCTGTTCCACGGCGATGTGACCGCGGTGCGCATCGAACCGACCACGACCATGCCCGGGCTACGGGCCGCCGCGCTGTCGTCGCGCATGCGCCCGAAGCGCTGGGTCGCGGGCCGCGCCGCACAACTCGGTACCGAAGGCGCGCTCGTCGTCCGCGACGGGGTGGCCGGACAGCGACCGGTCCGCCGGTCGACGTTCTATCGACACACCGAGGGCTGGCTGTCGGTTCGGTAG